The genomic window ATATGAATATGCTTCCAGCACCCTGCACGAACGCTTTGAATGAATTCGATCTGAAGAGGGCGGGTTTGATTTTATATCGATAGCTTCGGCTGAATTGGCTGGCAAAACCCGCCCCTACAAACCCACCCTACAATTGGCTTTCCCTTCTTCCTTCTTCCTTCTTCCTTGAATTTAATGCGTAACAACTTACCATTTTATATTTTGACGAAATTTATAACGCAGATAAATTGCGATACCATTCATACCCAAAGTAATTACAATTAACACTAAACCGGCGGCTGCTGCGTTAAGTTGAAATTCTGGTTCTGGACGTGATACCCAATTAAACATTTGAATTGGCATTACCGTAAATGGTGCTTTCAACCAATTAAAAGATAGGTAAGGAAACTCACTTTTTAAAGGTGAATCTGGCAGGAAAGCAATGAAAGTCAAAGCACCAATTGTAATTAAAGGAGCAGTTTCTCCAACCGCCCTAGCTAAACCGATAATTACACCTGTTAAAATACTACCAAACGAGTATGGTAAAACATGATCCCAAACAGTTTGCCATTTGCTTGCACCAAGGGCGTAAGCAGCTTCGCGAATACTATTAGGAATAGCGCGAATTGCTTCGCGAGTAGTAACAATAATAATCGGTAAAACGAGGAGAGATAGAGTCAATCCAGCAGTGAGAATACTTTCACCTAAATCTAATTGCTGAACGAACAATCCTAATGCTAAAAGCCCGTAAATAATAGAGGGAATACCTGCTAAGTTAGTCACATTAATTTCTATTAAATCTGCAACCCAATTTTTAGGGGCATATTCTTCTAAATAAATGGCAGAAGCAATCCCAATAGGAATAGATACGATCGCACTTACTAGCATCACTAAAATCGTCCCTACCCACGCTGAAAGTATACCTGCTTGTTCCGGTTTTCTGCCAGGAAATGAGGTGAAAAATTGCCACGATAGGCGAGGGAAACCATCCATAGCTAGATCGGCGATTAAAGCTATTAAACTCACAATTCCAACTAATAGAGATAACAAACCAATAATGATAAATAGT from Merismopedia glauca CCAP 1448/3 includes these protein-coding regions:
- the pstA gene encoding phosphate ABC transporter permease PstA, with protein sequence MSAKSIQKNIAIRQLWERLFIIIGLLSLLVGIVSLIALIADLAMDGFPRLSWQFFTSFPGRKPEQAGILSAWVGTILVMLVSAIVSIPIGIASAIYLEEYAPKNWVADLIEINVTNLAGIPSIIYGLLALGLFVQQLDLGESILTAGLTLSLLVLPIIIVTTREAIRAIPNSIREAAYALGASKWQTVWDHVLPYSFGSILTGVIIGLARAVGETAPLITIGALTFIAFLPDSPLKSEFPYLSFNWLKAPFTVMPIQMFNWVSRPEPEFQLNAAAAGLVLIVITLGMNGIAIYLRYKFRQNIKW